GTGACGATCAGCGCGAGCAATAGCGAGAACGACTGGCCACCGATAATCACCTTGGCCATGCTGGCCCGCGCGCCCGAGCCCGGGCCGGTACCCAGCGCGATCGGCACCATGGCCGCCACGAGCATGACCGTGGTCATGAGAATCGGCCGCAAGCGGGTGTGATTCGCCTCGATCACGGCCTCGTGCCGGGGCATGCCGCGCTCGCGCAGTTGATTCGTCGCGTCGATCTGCAAAATGCCGTTTTTCTTGACGATGCCCACCAACATAAAGAGGCCGAACATCGCGTAAATGTCCATCGGCGTTCGCGCGAGCACCAGCGACAACAGGCCGAACGGAATCGTTACGGGCAAGGCCATCAGAATGGCAATCGGTTGCGACCAACTCTCGAATTGCGCCGAGAGGATCAGATACATGAACAGAATCGACAGCACGAAGGCGATGATCAGGTAATAGCCCGTCTCGGCCAAGGTCTCGGCCTGTCCGCCGAAATTAAACGAATAGGCCGGCGGCAGGTTCATTTCTTCGAGGACTTCGCGACTTCGCGTCACGGCTTCACCGAGCGCGATACCGTCGGGATTGGCGAGCACCGTCACGAGCCGCTGCCGATCCTTGCGTTCGATCTGGCTTGGCCCGCGCTGTTCGTCGAGTCGCGCCAGGTTCGAGAGGGACACCGCGCCAACCCTGGGCGAAGATACCGACAGTCCGTACAGATCCTGCACGCTCGAGCGGTCGCTTGGTTGCGCCCGCAGCCAGACGTCGTATTGCTCGCCGCCGTCGCGGAAGGTGGAGACGGGCATGCCGCCCACGAGAATTCGCAGCGAATCGGCAATCGTGCCGACCGAAATGCCCAGGTCGCTGGCCGCCTCGCGATCGACCACGACTTGCAACTCCGGCTTTCGTAGTGCGAGCGTCGTGTCGAGATCCGACAAACCACCCTTCTGGCGCAGTCGTTCGATCAGTTCGTCTGAGTATTTCGCCAGCCCCTCCAGATCGGGACCGTGCATTTCGACCTGAAACACCTGGGCCCTTCCGCCCCCTTGGAAGGGCGAAACGTCGTTGACGCTCGCCCTCAGGTCGGGATAGTCGGCCAACAGTTTGCGTGCCTGTTGCTGGATCGCGAATTGCGAATAGTCGCGATCCTTTAGCTCTTCCATTCGGACGTAGATCGTACCCTCGGTGACGCTCCCTTGCCCTTTGGCGCTGCGGTTGGTGCTGCCGATGGTCGTAAAGACGTGTACCGTGCCGGGCAGTTTCCACAACCTCGCTTCCAGCTCGCTCATCACTTTGTCGGTGCGCTCCAGGGCATAACCCTCGGGCGTGATGACGTGGACTTCGTATTCGCTCTGATCGTCGCGGGGAATGAGCGCCAGTCCCATGATCCGGCCGATGGGCACCGTGCTCAGTACGACCAGGATCGTGACGACGACGACCAGCCACTTGGCACGGAGCGAACCGCGCAAGATCAGCCCGTAGGCGCCGTCGATGAACCGCCAGATGAAGCCCGACTTGCTCTTGGCGTGCCCTTCCTCGCCCGGCTCGAGCTTAAGGAAGCGACTGCACAGCATGGGCGTGAGCGTGAATGAGACGAACAGGCTCATGACGATGGCAAACGCCACGGTCAGGCCATAGCTACTGAAAAATCGCCCGACCACGCCGCCCATGAACGCCAGTGGCAGAAAGATCACGACGAGCGACAGACTGGTGGCCATGACCGGCAGAACGATCTCGCGCGTGCCAATGCGGGCCGCTTCCATGCCGTTCAGGCCGTGCTCTTCCATGTGGCGGAAGATGTTTTCATGCACCACCACGGCATCATCGATGACGATGCCGATGGCCAGGATCAGGCCGAGCATGGTGATGTTGTTGAGCGTAAAGCCCATGTAATACATGAACGCGAAGGTCGGCACGATCGACGTGGGAATCGCCAACGTGGCGATGATCGTGGTGCGCCAGTCGCGAATGAAGAGCAGGATCGTGGCCGACACCAGGCCCGCGGCCAACAGCAAGTGGAATTTGACCTCTTCGATCGATTTCTTGACGAACCGCGACTGGTCGCGGGTGACTTCGATCTGTACGTCCGACGGCAACGTGGCGCGGACGCGATTGAGCTTGGCTTTGACGTCGTCGGTCACCTTGACGACGTTCGTGCCCGACTGCTTTTGCACCATGACGCTGACGGCCGGCTGCCCGTCGAGCCGGGCCAGCGAGCGTGGTTCCTCGACCGAATCGACGGCCGCGCCCACATCTTTGATGCGGATCGGGTAACCGCCCCGGTTGGCGATGATGATGTTGTTGAACTCAGTGGCGTTGGTGAGCCGGCCCAGCGTGCGCACGACCATCTCGCGCGGGCCTTGTTCGATATGACCACCGGGCACTTCGATGTTCTGCCGCTCGAGCGCTGCTTGCACGTCATCGATCGACAGCTTGTACGCTACAAGCTTATCGGTGTCGACCGTGACGTTCATGGCCCGGGTACGGCCGCCGACGATCGTGGCCAGGCCGACGCCGCTGACGGTCTCCAACTGCTCCTTGATCTGCTTGCGCGCCATTTCCGTGATTTCGCGCAAGTCGCGCTTGCCCGAGATGGCAATCGTCATGATCGGCATGGCGTCGGTCTCGAAGCGGTCGACGATCGGCTTTTCGGTCCCCTTCGGAAGCTGCGAAAGCACCGAGCTGACTTTGTCGCGCACTTCCTGGGTGCCCACGTCCCCGTTCTTCGAGAGCAGGAACTGCACGGTGACGATCGACATACCCTCGGAGCTGACCGAACGGATCGCGTCGACACCCGAGACGGTGTTGATCACGTCCTCGATGGGCTTGGTGACCGAGGTTTCCATTTCCTCGGCACTGGCGCCCGGCAGCGTGGTGGTGACGGCGCAGACCGGAAAGTCGACATTCGGAAAGAGATCGACGCCCAGCCGGAAGTACGACAAGATGCCGAGCACCACCGGCGAGGCGACGAGCACCCAGGTGAAAACCGGTCGGCGAATGCAAATGTCCGAGATGCCCATAGTGCGTAACCGTTCGACGAAGACTTAACCGGCGGTGGTGTCTGAGGGAGAGCGTTCGTGATCCGTCTTGGCGCGGGCGGCTTCGGCGGCGGGCTCCTCCGGCTGCCGAATCGTGACCGAGGTGCCATCGGCCAACTGCGTCTGGCCGCTGACGACCACGGTAGCGTCGGTCGGCATGTCGCCCTGCACCTCGATCCAGCCGGACCCCTCGGTGCCAGTTTCCACCGGGATATCGCGTGCCTTACCGTCATTGACGACAAAGAGCT
The nucleotide sequence above comes from Pirellulales bacterium. Encoded proteins:
- a CDS encoding efflux RND transporter permease subunit; translated protein: MGISDICIRRPVFTWVLVASPVVLGILSYFRLGVDLFPNVDFPVCAVTTTLPGASAEEMETSVTKPIEDVINTVSGVDAIRSVSSEGMSIVTVQFLLSKNGDVGTQEVRDKVSSVLSQLPKGTEKPIVDRFETDAMPIMTIAISGKRDLREITEMARKQIKEQLETVSGVGLATIVGGRTRAMNVTVDTDKLVAYKLSIDDVQAALERQNIEVPGGHIEQGPREMVVRTLGRLTNATEFNNIIIANRGGYPIRIKDVGAAVDSVEEPRSLARLDGQPAVSVMVQKQSGTNVVKVTDDVKAKLNRVRATLPSDVQIEVTRDQSRFVKKSIEEVKFHLLLAAGLVSATILLFIRDWRTTIIATLAIPTSIVPTFAFMYYMGFTLNNITMLGLILAIGIVIDDAVVVHENIFRHMEEHGLNGMEAARIGTREIVLPVMATSLSLVVIFLPLAFMGGVVGRFFSSYGLTVAFAIVMSLFVSFTLTPMLCSRFLKLEPGEEGHAKSKSGFIWRFIDGAYGLILRGSLRAKWLVVVVTILVVLSTVPIGRIMGLALIPRDDQSEYEVHVITPEGYALERTDKVMSELEARLWKLPGTVHVFTTIGSTNRSAKGQGSVTEGTIYVRMEELKDRDYSQFAIQQQARKLLADYPDLRASVNDVSPFQGGGRAQVFQVEMHGPDLEGLAKYSDELIERLRQKGGLSDLDTTLALRKPELQVVVDREAASDLGISVGTIADSLRILVGGMPVSTFRDGGEQYDVWLRAQPSDRSSVQDLYGLSVSSPRVGAVSLSNLARLDEQRGPSQIERKDRQRLVTVLANPDGIALGEAVTRSREVLEEMNLPPAYSFNFGGQAETLAETGYYLIIAFVLSILFMYLILSAQFESWSQPIAILMALPVTIPFGLLSLVLARTPMDIYAMFGLFMLVGIVKKNGILQIDATNQLRERGMPRHEAVIEANHTRLRPILMTTVMLVAAMVPIALGTGPGSGARASMAKVIIGGQSFSLLLALIVTPVFYVLLDSFGNFLHRIGIRFSVEQTPSKRPEHDSPPTPAKPAPEHDEMTEESLV